In Paenibacillus hexagrammi, the following are encoded in one genomic region:
- a CDS encoding vWA domain-containing protein, whose translation MGINWERPWLLLLLVLLLLYTWLVWKRAPRLYGVRKYIVFTLRFFLLLLLICCLAGTQVFTWQHNRSVVFAVDRSDSVKAQSTLASWIQSAAQTKAAEDVTGVVSIGLDAALETAVSNRSLEDFNFTTKMNTQFSNIAEGLQLGAGMLHTEGGKRIVLLSDGGGECRRYAAAGQPPEGSRSTCGCRSDPAAGAQGCGSGVASNTR comes from the coding sequence GTGGGTATTAATTGGGAAAGACCTTGGCTGCTGCTGCTTCTTGTGCTTCTACTCTTGTATACATGGTTGGTATGGAAGCGAGCACCTCGCTTATACGGGGTACGTAAATACATTGTCTTCACATTGCGTTTTTTCCTGCTTTTGCTGCTCATATGCTGTCTAGCAGGGACTCAGGTTTTTACTTGGCAGCACAATCGCAGTGTTGTGTTTGCCGTCGATCGATCGGATAGTGTAAAAGCTCAAAGTACACTAGCGAGCTGGATTCAAAGTGCTGCGCAAACAAAAGCCGCCGAAGATGTAACAGGCGTGGTATCCATTGGATTGGATGCGGCGCTGGAGACAGCAGTTTCGAATCGTTCCTTGGAAGACTTCAATTTTACGACAAAGATGAATACTCAATTCAGCAACATTGCGGAAGGCTTGCAGTTGGGGGCCGGGATGCTCCATACAGAGGGAGGCAAACGTATCGTTCTGCTCAGTGACGGGGGAGGAGAATGTAGGCGATATGCTGCGGCAGGGCAACCTCCTGAAGGATCTCGGAGTACCTGTGGATGTCGTTCCGATCCCGCAGCGGGAGCGCAAGGATGCGGCAGTGGAGTCGCTTCAAATACCCGATAA
- a CDS encoding vWA domain-containing protein has product MHFASLNALWFLSALPIIAGLYLLKRHYLDKEVPSQLLWKRALQQLEANRPWQRLQKQLLLWLQLLAALLMVGALMKPFVPAWDHAAAKPHVWFVLDASGSMQALTGVSTRMEQAKRQILSFAKEHAAYSTYSLLVIKDQPHIALQNQSDLKLLEEALSEVDPSYGHAAYMETLSLASALTRDEKNAEVRVYSDCEWTESAEGIVFSVPVTVEKLDTSNSAGNVSILQFGVNHSSEGDEEQAVAVYKNWGAEPVSFRAALYAETKAPVIQQVMLQAGEQQSMYWNHLSPASYYQLQIDSNDALEMDNIAYAFAEYRERRRALYVGKDNLFLEKALSLAKVDVIKSQRGADGTYSLPSGRDQDLIILNGVMDSEIAGNEWGKMIREEPVLSIPPADDTQGALNSASAEPPFQLTDHPVTRLLQWQDVHVSKIGHAVLNTSSTDLTWAKAIISTRNQPLLLAGEQMGVSRLLFAFSLEQSDLPLRAEFPILIQNAVSWLTNQAGGNLGRRTASEQLEMAISPESVKAEWQRVSSPEMHRPEGQRLSATDETRNAGQVTDASEILETRRSSSPSKSKNEQHAGVSAVTSDDRAMSDSEEVHPIGKTVNGLSSVQKVPAIPGLYKFVEYDRSGAVIQSRLLESILDPRESRIGTTVDLKLVTDSEHVGPAVGADSPSLLTSSDKESASNASMMTWITAFILALLLVEWEVYRRGY; this is encoded by the coding sequence TTGCACTTCGCGTCCTTGAACGCGCTTTGGTTTTTATCGGCGTTGCCGATCATTGCCGGCTTGTATTTGTTAAAACGACACTATCTCGATAAGGAAGTGCCCAGCCAATTGCTATGGAAGCGTGCGCTGCAGCAGCTGGAAGCCAATCGTCCCTGGCAGCGACTGCAAAAGCAGCTTTTGTTGTGGCTGCAGCTGTTAGCTGCTTTGCTCATGGTAGGAGCCCTGATGAAGCCATTCGTGCCTGCTTGGGACCACGCTGCGGCAAAACCGCATGTTTGGTTTGTTTTGGACGCATCAGGCAGTATGCAGGCGTTAACGGGAGTATCGACGCGGATGGAACAGGCGAAGCGTCAAATTCTGTCATTTGCCAAAGAGCATGCAGCCTATAGCACCTATTCATTACTTGTCATTAAAGATCAGCCCCATATTGCATTGCAAAATCAGTCCGATTTGAAATTGCTGGAGGAAGCGCTAAGTGAAGTTGATCCGAGCTACGGCCATGCAGCTTATATGGAGACGCTTTCTCTTGCTTCTGCGCTGACTCGGGATGAGAAAAATGCGGAGGTTCGCGTTTATTCAGACTGTGAATGGACAGAATCAGCAGAAGGCATTGTGTTCTCGGTTCCGGTTACCGTTGAAAAGCTGGACACATCGAACTCTGCTGGGAATGTGAGTATTCTGCAATTTGGTGTCAATCATTCCTCTGAAGGTGATGAGGAGCAAGCTGTTGCCGTTTATAAAAATTGGGGCGCTGAGCCTGTAAGCTTTCGCGCAGCCTTATATGCAGAAACAAAGGCACCTGTCATTCAGCAGGTTATGCTTCAGGCAGGCGAGCAGCAGTCCATGTATTGGAATCATCTATCGCCGGCTTCGTATTATCAGCTGCAAATCGATTCGAATGATGCTTTAGAGATGGACAATATTGCGTATGCGTTTGCCGAATATAGAGAACGCAGGCGTGCGTTATATGTGGGAAAGGATAATTTGTTTCTTGAAAAAGCGCTGTCCTTGGCAAAAGTGGATGTAATCAAAAGCCAACGGGGGGCTGACGGGACGTATTCGTTGCCAAGCGGGAGGGATCAGGATCTTATTATTCTAAACGGAGTCATGGATAGCGAGATTGCCGGAAATGAGTGGGGCAAGATGATTCGTGAGGAGCCTGTGCTTTCCATTCCGCCTGCTGATGATACACAAGGTGCTCTGAACTCAGCCTCTGCAGAACCTCCTTTTCAGTTGACGGACCACCCCGTTACTCGCCTCCTGCAATGGCAGGATGTCCATGTGTCCAAGATAGGACATGCTGTTTTGAACACTTCTTCTACCGACCTAACTTGGGCAAAAGCAATTATTTCAACGCGTAATCAGCCGCTTCTTCTAGCTGGGGAACAAATGGGGGTTTCAAGGCTGTTGTTTGCCTTTTCTCTAGAACAATCGGATCTGCCGCTGCGCGCGGAATTTCCGATTCTTATCCAGAATGCTGTTTCATGGCTGACGAATCAAGCGGGAGGTAATCTGGGACGCAGGACGGCATCAGAGCAATTGGAAATGGCCATATCTCCGGAATCGGTTAAAGCTGAGTGGCAGAGGGTATCATCCCCCGAAATGCATAGACCGGAGGGGCAGCGGCTGTCTGCAACGGATGAAACTAGGAATGCGGGGCAAGTAACAGATGCATCTGAAATTTTGGAAACACGACGATCCTCTAGCCCAAGTAAATCGAAGAATGAACAGCATGCAGGTGTCTCGGCTGTAACGAGTGATGACCGGGCGATGTCAGATTCAGAGGAAGTACATCCTATTGGAAAAACAGTAAATGGACTGTCCTCTGTACAAAAAGTCCCCGCTATACCAGGCTTGTACAAGTTTGTTGAATATGATCGCTCAGGAGCAGTCATCCAATCGAGGTTGCTTGAGTCGATTCTAGACCCACGGGAATCCCGCATTGGGACAACCGTAGATCTGAAGCTAGTTACTGACAGTGAGCATGTAGGCCCAGCGGTAGGAGCTGACAGCCCGTCCCTTCTTACTTCAAGTGATAAGGAGTCAGCATCGAATGCGTCGATGATGACGTGGATCACAGCCTTTATTCTAGCGCTTCTTCTCGTGGAATGGGAGGTGTATAGGCGTGGGTATTAA